CTCACGTCTTTGGGGATCGTCACTTGTGTGGTGATGACTGGCCCTCCCATATCATTATAGGAACCGCGTCCACCTAACACAGACGAGGAGAGATCAGAGAAAAAGCTTGAGTAAGTGTGGAGGTTCTATTAACAAAACCGTAACATATTTAATGATACCATGACCTAACAACATTGAATACCAGGCTGCCAAGGCGCGTTTCTATAGACTCACCAGACTGATAGGAGTTCCAGGACGAGCTGTTATCTTTTTGAAAGGAGAGAGACCGAGAAAATAGATCTACACTTAGGGAAGTTGGCCGTATAGGTTGAAGTTTATTAGAAAATATGCTAAAATCCACATCCACAGCAGACTGGTACCATAAACAAATAAGTATTTACCAACCTGATACACAGAGTAGAGCAACACATTTTAAAGATGATATCCCATATAAACAGTTGAAATAACAAAACAAAGATAGTAGACTAGTAGCCTTGGGGTAAAACAATACGCTCAAGACTGTTGAGTAAGTGTATTAGTAGCCTTATACAGCAGACCAGCTGAAATCAGGTTCTAGAACATACACTGGAGAACCACTAGCCATCTATGTGCCACTGGAAACAGCAATGAAACAGAACTCAGACTGGCCTTCTAGACAGAACCACATAGGAAGAACAGAACAACTCACCATATCCACCTCCACCCTgcagaaagagaaaagagaaaggGGGCAGGGTTAAACCCACAACACACATTTCCTAGTGATCTGTTGTATACACTCATGGATGCATGCAACCCCAGCCTTGCATGGTCAGGATTGAGTTGCCCAGTTTGTCCAAAAGCCCCTATTTGATGCTGTAGAACACTCCCCATGCTTGCATCTCTACCAGCCACTCACTCCACAGCTTTCACCTGCTATTCAGAGGCTCCTCAGTCACCAGGGCAACAAGCAATTCAAAAATCAGTTGCCGAGCAACTGGAGGCAGTTTCTGCCAGCTCTCAAAGAGAGCCCACCCATCTGACAACAAAGCGTTATTATTAACACCTAGCAACCACAGCATAGTTCCCCCCCATGATTGCATAGATGGTAGTGGTCATGGTGGTATGGGTAATTATTACTGTGGGTAAGTTACCCATTACCTGTGTTTATGGTATGGTTTACTGTGGTAAAGTCATGTTTATTACATGTTTAATGTTAGTGGTAAATGTATTGTTGGGATTTATTGTGTGGTTAGCTGTGGTCATGGTGATGTGGTTATTATCAGCCAATTGCAATCATTGTCTAAGACCAACTGGCTTTTCAGCGTATGATGATGCTTTCAGACAATAAATGCCAAGAGGACTGCTGCATGCATTTAGTCATGTGTCACTAACCATGTTATCGCCATAGCGATCTCCTGGTCTCCCTCTTCTGTCACTGCTGAGATAAAGAGAGAAAACGGAAGTCTGACTTGAGGAAAATATTGACACGGCAGAGAGTGCTTGTCAGCAGAGCTCTGATCCAAGTCAAACAACAGACACAGTCAGAGAAAAACACAGCATTCACACAAAAGTAAGAGGTGATGACAGACTGATGGCAGAGATGAGACCAGTAATCAGAGGACCAGTCTCACGCAAGACAGACTGACTACAGCACAGACTGACCACagtgttggctggctggctgaccacAGTGTTGGCTGACCACAgtgttggctgactggctgaccacagtgttggctgactggctgaccacagtgttggctgactggctgaccacaGTGTTGGCTGACCACAGTGTTGGCTGAAGAAGTACTTACTTTTGTCTGTCATCTGCACTGCCCCGATAGGAGTCATAGGAGTAATGATCATCTCTGCAAATAACGTGGATATGGAACACACAcatgaggccacacacacacactatgaatgAAATACATATTTAAATGGGATCATATAATTATATCTGCTGAACTTTTGAGAGCAAACCGATGTAGACAAAGCAAAATTGATTGAGAGATTAGAAGAGAAATGGCAATGAGCGGTGGTGTAGCTCTCTTACCCTCCTCCTCTTTGGGGTGGGGCCAGGGGCAGGTTGCGGCCACGGCtccccccccttccccctcttcctgggtggggtggtgggggtccACGGCGGGGGCTCATCTCCTCATATTCCCTGCGGGCGGGGGGCATGGGCCCACCTCGACCCCCTCGCCCTGAGGGCATCCGGTCAAATCCTCCGCCACCTCGTCCCCCTCGCATGTGGAAGCCCCCCATGGGGCGCCGCCCACCACCGGCACCACCACCCCCACGCTCCTCAAACATCATGGTGAAGCCACCATAGTCGTATGTCTCGTCGTAGAAGTTGGGGTCGTAGGGCTGGGTGCGCCCTTTTATGGGAGCCTGAGGGGGACAGGATCACACAATTTCTAGAGTCGACTGGCTGTGGTATTTACACTGGTATGTGGTATGTTAGCAGCTCAGTCAATGGTTAGATAAGAGTACCAACCTCAGCGATGAGATCCAGCATGATCTTGATGCACTCGACGACACGCTCAGACTTGCCGCTGACCAGAACCACTCGGTctgtggactggggacagcactCCTGGAACAGCTTGATGTTGGTCTGGGTGTTCTGTAACGGTCAAAGTCAACACTGGTCAAATTAGACAAAGCAATGTCATACGTCTGAGAAGAACCCACAGAAAAACTTTGAATCAGGGTAGGCTCAAAACTAAATACACTTTTTGAAAAGGAAAATGTGCATTCTTATGGGACAAGTTCAGGTTTATCTCCCTGGTTTTAAGATGTTCTCCATTTTTTTTagctactgaacatgacccagatGAGAAGATATGAGTGTGAGAAGTTCAGAGTAACTGTACCTCTCgtagctctttgatcttggctcCCTTCACACCAATGATGCTGCCTGCCAGGCTCTGGTGGATCAGCAGCCTCAGCTCACAGTCAAAGTCCATCCCATTGTACTGTTGGTACTGAGGAGGATTGGGGGCAATCAGAGAAAAATACTTTAGCGTCACCATATTCAGATCTGTGCATTTGATATCTATAGGTTTTGTTTTATCAACACACTCAATATCTAGCTGTACCACACAGGACTATCATTGAAAATGGTAGGCGGCCATTAGGCTCATCTCATTCTTCCTCATCCCCAACCCAGGCTCACCTCCTCCAGAGTAGGGATGATCTTGAGCAGGATCTCTCCAACAGTCTCGATTTCCGCACCGATGCTCAGAATGCTTTAGAGCCACCAATCACAGCACAGGACATTCCCAGGAGGACCAATCAAATGGTGACAAGGGGCATAGAGGAAACAAACAGTATTTCAGAGCTGAGGTCAACTCTCCCTCAGCAAAACTTCAACCATACCGTCTAATAACGAATGAAGACCCCATTCCCTCCCACCCCCGCCGTGGGGGTTAACCGGGTGGCACTCCCAttgaaatataattactagaatggacactcccattcaagtcaatgttctGTGATGAGTGGACCAGCGGCCATATCTAgcaattatatttctatgtgcaCCCCCAAAATCACAACTGAGGGATAGAAATGGACAGCCCAAAACCCTTTGATATCTACCCATACATACACAAATAAAGACTGGGGGGAAAAAAAAGGAAAAGCAACCCCCTTCAAAGTATCTGACAAAGAAGaggaacacaaaaaaaaaaaaaaggtaaaagGAACCCAAAGAAAGCAAGTGTGTTTTAGTGACCActagaagagggagggggaggaaaggtTGGTGAGTGGTTTGCACCAATGGGGCCTGCTGCCAGTGCACTAAAGGAACTGTACTGTAGCTCAACATGGGGGAGAAAAATTAAAAAGAATCAAAGGccaataaaaaaaaacaagatGACAGAGTAGTAGGCTAAGCCAAAACAAAAGAATCAAACTAAGGAACACTTTAAAGTTAACTTAAAGATGGGTGAGAGTTGGCAGGGCAACAGTGAGTTATGCTCCTCACTATTGGACAGAAGGATGTTGAGGGAAGGCATGGGCCACAGGGATGAGGTGACAAATAAGTTCACGTTCAACAGTTCCAACAATGGAAAAGGCAATATGAAGAGTAAAGACGAGAAAAATACATACAACACTTGAACCCTAGCGGCTCTATGGCAGAACATACTTTACAGTCATTACAGTGGTCAAACCGCCCCCAAAAATCAATGTGGGAACAAGGAAGAGGGGATGGGGGGGAATGTGAGAAACTAAACAGATCAGTACACCAATtctgagaggggaaggagggaggtgaggaaCGTGGAAGGGAAAGATACTGTCACTGAAATAAAATATAGAATATTGAAATACGGTCATTAGAACAGAGGCAGGTTTAAAGTATTTGTTGAAACCCTCACTAAAAACAGAGGCTTATAATGCTGTCACTGAACAAATGGAGGAAGGTGTACATGTTTGTCACAGGAACAGAGGCAGGTTTTGATATTGTCACTAGAACAAGGcaggtttgtttgtttatttcctGTAGTCAGGCAGTGAGAGGGAGGAGCTTAGGGACATACCGCTCAGGCCCACTGCTGTCTGGGACTGACACACTGGCATTGAACTGCAAGGGCCGTGGGCGTGGTATGGGCAGGGGCCATTCGAGCACACAGATGTCAATCAAGTAAGGCGCCCATTTAGGGAGGGGCACGATTATGGGCAGGGCCAACCAGGGTGTCAGGTGGGCGGGCGCAGGAGGGGCGATCCAGAACATGGGCAACAGAGGAAGTgggcaaaaataaacaaaaataaaaaacaggagggggaagagggagggggaagaggaataCATTTTAATACAGGCTAATATTCTTCATTGTGATTTCATTCTCTGAGTGTTTTTTTAAGAGAGCAGAGGTAGAGATAGAAAAGGAAAAGGTATTGAGCTAGAGATGAAGACCGATAGAATGAGAGCAGAAAAGGAGGGGGAGATGTAGAGAGAATGGTGagaaagaaggagaagaggagagagggagaagagtggagagtagagaaagagagaggtaatgACATTCAATTAGTTGAGAATTGGCCAGGCTGTTTATATACACAAGACATTTCCT
The sequence above is a segment of the Coregonus clupeaformis isolate EN_2021a chromosome 16, ASM2061545v1, whole genome shotgun sequence genome. Coding sequences within it:
- the LOC121584538 gene encoding heterogeneous nuclear ribonucleoprotein K isoform X2, whose protein sequence is METEIEQEDTSFSNTETNGKRPAEDADEEQSYKRSRNTEDMVELRILLQSKNAGAVIGKGGKNIKSLRTDFNASVSVPDSSGPERILSIGAEIETVGEILLKIIPTLEEYQQYNGMDFDCELRLLIHQSLAGSIIGVKGAKIKELRENTQTNIKLFQECCPQSTDRVVLVSGKSERVVECIKIMLDLIAEAPIKGRTQPYDPNFYDETYDYGGFTMMFEERGGGGAGGGRRPMGGFHMRGGRGGGGFDRMPSGRGGRGGPMPPARREYEEMSPRRGPPPPHPGRGGRGGSRGRNLPLAPPQRGGGSDRRGRPGDRYGDNMGGGGYDNSSSWNSYQSGGRGSYNDMGGPVITTQVTIPKDLAGSIIGKGGQRIKQIRHESGASIKIDEPLEGSEDRIITISGTQDQIQNAQYLLQNSALHLLGHQD
- the LOC121584538 gene encoding heterogeneous nuclear ribonucleoprotein K isoform X1; this encodes METEIEQEDTSFSNTETNGKRPAEDADEEQSYKRSRNTEDMVELRILLQSKNAGAVIGKGGKNIKSLRTDFNASVSVPDSSGPERILSIGAEIETVGEILLKIIPTLEEYQQYNGMDFDCELRLLIHQSLAGSIIGVKGAKIKELRENTQTNIKLFQECCPQSTDRVVLVSGKSERVVECIKIMLDLIAEAPIKGRTQPYDPNFYDETYDYGGFTMMFEERGGGGAGGGRRPMGGFHMRGGRGGGGFDRMPSGRGGRGGPMPPARREYEEMSPRRGPPPPHPGRGGRGGSRGRNLPLAPPQRGGGDDHYSYDSYRGSADDRQNSDRRGRPGDRYGDNMGGGGYDNSSSWNSYQSGGRGSYNDMGGPVITTQVTIPKDLAGSIIGKGGQRIKQIRHESGASIKIDEPLEGSEDRIITISGTQDQIQNAQYLLQNSALHLLGHQD